A single window of Gossypium hirsutum isolate 1008001.06 chromosome A10, Gossypium_hirsutum_v2.1, whole genome shotgun sequence DNA harbors:
- the LOC107897339 gene encoding stress-response A/B barrel domain-containing protein HS1: MEEAKGVVKHILLAKFKDEIQPEKIEELIKGYANLVNLIHPMKAFHWGKDVSIENLHQGFTHVFESTFESTEGIAEYIAHPAHVEFANLFLPSLDKVIVFDYKPTVVRC; the protein is encoded by the exons ATGGAGGAAGCAAAAGGAGTAGTGAAGCACATATTGTTGGCAAAGTTCAAAGATGAAATCCAACCTGAGAAGATTGAGGAACTCATCAAAGGCTATGCCAATCTTGTTAATCTCATTCACCCCATGAAAGCTTTCCACTG GGGGAAGGATGTTAGTATTGAGAACCTGCATCAAGGGTTCACTCATGTGTTTGAATCCACATTTGAAAGCACAGAGGGGATTGCTGAGTATATAGCTCATCCTGCTCACGTGGAGTTTGCAAATCTGTTTCTCCCCAGCTTGGACAAGGTCATTGTATTTGACTACAAACCCACCGTTGTACGTTGCTAA
- the LOC107897340 gene encoding nuclear pore complex protein NUP96 isoform X2: protein MPSGTLCEIHSTASEISRRGTDVNTENSDLHVTLYKKRKISAISDFFPHVMRRIEESLPSLHSPDYYMEPCLEDMVRMERLEPGYCSRVPDFVVGRSGYGCVKFFGKTDVRGLDLDQIVKFHRHEVIVYEDESNKPMVGQGLNKTAEVTLKLQIENLGLEKQEVDSIVKKLRQSMRSQGAHFIAFDPANGEWKFLVDHFSRFGLSEDDEEDIIMDDATGAIQDPGVMNGGGNPEIDEDMQLDTNGPLLSHSLPAHLGLDPVKMREMRMLMFPVEEEEDIEDFRGTGSNQKQAFAKEYIRSSLHNSSQRMPNRTSPSVVRKTPVALLEYNSGTFDSSSSGTVLMTQENKGLPLKTTKREGFKLDIKQETPVTGSHSHNIVDAALFMGRSFRVGWGPSGILVHSGAPVGSNDGQRVLSSVINVEKVAIDKVVRDENSKVKKELVDFAFDAPLNLHKALNYEEKEVDVGSFQLKLLKVVSNRLELSGICRSYIDIIERQLEVPGLSSSARLVLMHQVMVWELIKVLFSERENTGQLKSMAADNEEDMMQDIKEGPPEVDLEALPLIRRAEFSCWLQESVCHRVQEEVSSVNDSGYLEHLFFLLTGRQLDAAVELAASKGDVRLACLLSQAGGPTVNRSDVSRQLDIWRINGLDFNFIEKDRIRLYELLAGNIHGALHGIKIDWKRFLGLLMWYHLPSDTALPVVFRTYQHLLDDGKAPFPVPIYIDEGPVEENANLSRVERFDLSYYLMLLHASEESQLCSLKAMFSTFSSTHDPLDYHMIWHQRAILEAVGAFHSNDLQSLDMGLVSQLLCQEQCHWAIYVALHMPYRDDYPYLQAALIREILFQYCETWSSQESQRRFIEELGIPLQWLHEAMAVYYNYHGDLPRALEHFLECENWQKAHSIFMTSVAHELFLSAKDSEVWRIATSMENHKSEIENWDLGAGIYISFYVLRSSFQDDNNTMAELGSLDSKNAACRDFLGCLNESSAVWGGRLHVDARVAYSKMADEVCNLLLSDTSGSRTHDEQLSCYYTVFSAPIPEDLHSSHLQDAVAVFTFQLSEVLS, encoded by the exons ATGCCTTCAG GGACTTTGTGTGAAATTCATAGCACAGCAAGTGAAATTTCTAGAAGGGGGACAGACGTCAATACAGAAAATTCTGATTTACATGTTACATTATACAAGAAGAGAAAGATATCTGCAATTTCTGATTTTTTCCCACATGTTATGAGAAGGATAGAGGAATCTTTACCCAGTTTACATTCCCCTGATTATTATATGGAGCCTTGCTTGGAAGATATGGTAAGAATGGAACGCTTGGAACCTGGTTATTGCAGCCGTGTTCCGGATTTTGTGGTTGGGAGATCTGGTTATGGGTGTGTAAAATTTTTTGGGAAAACTGATGTTAGAGGGTTGGATTTAGATCAAATTGTGAAATTCCATAGGCATGAGGTAATTGTATATGAAGATGAAAGCAATAAGCCCATGGTTGGTCAAGGCCTTAACAAAACTGCCGAGGTAACTTTGAAACTTCAGATTGAAAATTTAGGCTTGGAAAAGCAGGAAGTAGATAGTATTGTTAAGAAATTAAGACAGAGTATGCGGAGTCAAGGGGCACACTTCATTGCATTTGACCCTGCTAATGGTGAATGGAAATTCTTGGTTGACCATTTTAGCAGATTCGGGTTGAGTGAAGATGACGAGGAAGATATTATAATGGATGACGCAACAGGGGCTATACAAGATCCTGGGGTAATGAATGGTGGTGGGAATCCTGAGATTGATGAAGATATGCAACTGGATACTAATGGACCACTGCTTTCTCATTCTCTTCCTGCCCATCTTGGGCTGGACCCTGTTAAGATGAGAGAAATGAGGATGTTGATGTTTCCTGTTGAGGAAGAAGAGGACATTGAGGATTTTAGAGGAACAGGTTCTAATCAGAAGCAGGCCTTTGCTAAAGAATATATAAGGTCCTCTTTGCATAACTCTAGCCAGAGGATGCCCAATAGGACTAGCCCATCTGTTGTACGGAAAACCCCAGTTGCTTTGCTTGAGTACAACTCTGGTACTTTTGATTCAAGCTCATCTGGAACTGTTCTGATGACACAAGAAAATAAGGGTTTGCCACTGAAGACAACAAAAAGGGAAGGTTTCAAGTTGGACATCAAACAAGAGACACCTGTCACTGGAAGCCATTCTCACAATATAGTTGATGCAGCATTGTTCATGGGTAGGTCATTTCGTGTAGGTTGGGGGCCAAGTGGCATTCTTGTGCACTCTGGTGCACCTGTAGGTAGTAATGATGGCCAAAGAGTATTATCTTCTGTAATCAATGTAGAAAAAGTGGCAATTGATAAGGTAGTTAGAGATGAAAATAGCAAAGTAAAGAAAGAACTTGTTGACTTTGCTTTTGATGCTCCATTGAATCTTCATAAAGCTCTAAATTATGAAGAAAAAGAAGTGGATGTTGGGTCCTTTCAGCTGAAGCTTCTGAAGGTTGTTTCTAATCGCTTAGAGCTTTCTGGCATTTGTAGGAGCTATATAGACATTATTGAGAGGCAGTTGGAGGTTCCTGGTTTATCTTCTTCTGCTCGCTTGGTTTTGATGCATCAAGTGATGGTGTGGGAATTGATTAAAGTTCTTTTCTCAGAGAGGGAAAATACTGGTCAACTGAAATCTATGGCTGCTGATAATGAGGAAGATATGATGCAAGATATCAAGGAAGGTCCTCCAGAAGTAGACCTGGAAGCACTTCCTCTTATTAGGAGAGCCGAGTTTAGTTGTTGGCTGCAAGAAAGTGTATGTCACCGTGTACAAGAAGAAGTAAGCTCTGTGAACGATTCAGGTTACTTGGAACACTTATTCTTTCTCTTGACTGGGCGACAACTTGATGCAGCTGTGGAGCTGGCAGCTTCTAAAGGAGATGTTAGATTGGCTTGTTTACTAAGCCAGGCTGGTGGACCAACAGTTAATCGTTCTGATGTTTCAAGACAGCTTGATATTTGGAGAATTAATGGTCTGGACTTCAATTTCATCGAGAAGGACAGGATTCGGCTTTATGAGTTGCTTGCTGGCAATATTCATGGTGCTTTGCATGGTATTAAGATTGACTGGAAGAGATTCCTAGGATTGTTAATGTGGTATCACCTACCTTCAGATACTGCTTTGCCTGTTGTGTTTCGAACTTATCAGCACCTTCTTGATGATGGAAAAGCTCCGTTTCCTGTTCCAATTTATATTGATGAAGGACCAGTTGAAGAGAATGCAAATTTGAGCAGAGTGGAAAGATTTGATCTTTCATACTATCTTATGCTTCTGCATGCCAGTGAAGAGAGTCAACTATGTTCTCTGAAGGCAATGTTTAGCACCTTCTCTTCAACACATGATCCCCTTGACTACCATATGATCTGGCATCAGCGAGCAATCTTGGAAGCTGTTGGTGCTTTCCATTCTAATGATCTTCAATCACTTGACATGGGACTTGTATCCCAGTTACTATGTCAGGAGCAGTGTCACTGGGCTATCTATGTAGCCCTTCACATGCCCTACCGTGATGATTATCCTTACCTTCAAGCTGCTCTTATTAGGGAAATTCTGTTCCAATATTGTGAAACTTGGAGTTCACAAGAATCACAGCGCCGATTTATTGAGGAATTGGGTATTCCTTTGCAGTGGTTGCATGAAGCTATG GCAGTTTATTACAATTACCATGGGGATTTGCCAAGGGCTCTTGAGCACTTTCTGGAATGTGAAAATTGGCAAAAGGCTCATTCTATTTTCATGACTTCAGTTGCTCATGAATTGTTCTTGTCTG CCAAGGACTCAGAGGTATGGAGGATTGCCACATCCATGGAGAACCACAAGTctgaaattgaaaattgggattTGGGAGCTGGAATATATATTTCATTCTATGTGCTAAGAAGTTCATTCCAGGACGATAACAATACTATGGCTGAACTT GGTTCCCTCGACAGCAAAAATGCTGCTTGTAGAGACTTTCTTGGCTGTTTGAATGAGTCCTCAGCAGTTTGGGGTGGCAGGTTACATGTTGATGCTAG GGTAGCATATTCAAAGATGGCGGATGAGGTATGCAATTTGTTGCTTTCAGATACAAGCGGAAGTCGAACGCATGATGAACAGTTAAGCTGCTATTATACGGTGTTCAGTGCTCCCATTCCGGAAGACCTTCATTCGAGTCATTTACAGGATGCAGTTGCAGTTTTCACTTTCCAGCTTTCAGAAGTGTTGAGCTAA
- the LOC107897340 gene encoding nuclear pore complex protein NUP96 isoform X1, which yields MPSVAGTLCEIHSTASEISRRGTDVNTENSDLHVTLYKKRKISAISDFFPHVMRRIEESLPSLHSPDYYMEPCLEDMVRMERLEPGYCSRVPDFVVGRSGYGCVKFFGKTDVRGLDLDQIVKFHRHEVIVYEDESNKPMVGQGLNKTAEVTLKLQIENLGLEKQEVDSIVKKLRQSMRSQGAHFIAFDPANGEWKFLVDHFSRFGLSEDDEEDIIMDDATGAIQDPGVMNGGGNPEIDEDMQLDTNGPLLSHSLPAHLGLDPVKMREMRMLMFPVEEEEDIEDFRGTGSNQKQAFAKEYIRSSLHNSSQRMPNRTSPSVVRKTPVALLEYNSGTFDSSSSGTVLMTQENKGLPLKTTKREGFKLDIKQETPVTGSHSHNIVDAALFMGRSFRVGWGPSGILVHSGAPVGSNDGQRVLSSVINVEKVAIDKVVRDENSKVKKELVDFAFDAPLNLHKALNYEEKEVDVGSFQLKLLKVVSNRLELSGICRSYIDIIERQLEVPGLSSSARLVLMHQVMVWELIKVLFSERENTGQLKSMAADNEEDMMQDIKEGPPEVDLEALPLIRRAEFSCWLQESVCHRVQEEVSSVNDSGYLEHLFFLLTGRQLDAAVELAASKGDVRLACLLSQAGGPTVNRSDVSRQLDIWRINGLDFNFIEKDRIRLYELLAGNIHGALHGIKIDWKRFLGLLMWYHLPSDTALPVVFRTYQHLLDDGKAPFPVPIYIDEGPVEENANLSRVERFDLSYYLMLLHASEESQLCSLKAMFSTFSSTHDPLDYHMIWHQRAILEAVGAFHSNDLQSLDMGLVSQLLCQEQCHWAIYVALHMPYRDDYPYLQAALIREILFQYCETWSSQESQRRFIEELGIPLQWLHEAMAVYYNYHGDLPRALEHFLECENWQKAHSIFMTSVAHELFLSAKDSEVWRIATSMENHKSEIENWDLGAGIYISFYVLRSSFQDDNNTMAELGSLDSKNAACRDFLGCLNESSAVWGGRLHVDARVAYSKMADEVCNLLLSDTSGSRTHDEQLSCYYTVFSAPIPEDLHSSHLQDAVAVFTFQLSEVLS from the exons ATGCCTTCAG TTGCAGGGACTTTGTGTGAAATTCATAGCACAGCAAGTGAAATTTCTAGAAGGGGGACAGACGTCAATACAGAAAATTCTGATTTACATGTTACATTATACAAGAAGAGAAAGATATCTGCAATTTCTGATTTTTTCCCACATGTTATGAGAAGGATAGAGGAATCTTTACCCAGTTTACATTCCCCTGATTATTATATGGAGCCTTGCTTGGAAGATATGGTAAGAATGGAACGCTTGGAACCTGGTTATTGCAGCCGTGTTCCGGATTTTGTGGTTGGGAGATCTGGTTATGGGTGTGTAAAATTTTTTGGGAAAACTGATGTTAGAGGGTTGGATTTAGATCAAATTGTGAAATTCCATAGGCATGAGGTAATTGTATATGAAGATGAAAGCAATAAGCCCATGGTTGGTCAAGGCCTTAACAAAACTGCCGAGGTAACTTTGAAACTTCAGATTGAAAATTTAGGCTTGGAAAAGCAGGAAGTAGATAGTATTGTTAAGAAATTAAGACAGAGTATGCGGAGTCAAGGGGCACACTTCATTGCATTTGACCCTGCTAATGGTGAATGGAAATTCTTGGTTGACCATTTTAGCAGATTCGGGTTGAGTGAAGATGACGAGGAAGATATTATAATGGATGACGCAACAGGGGCTATACAAGATCCTGGGGTAATGAATGGTGGTGGGAATCCTGAGATTGATGAAGATATGCAACTGGATACTAATGGACCACTGCTTTCTCATTCTCTTCCTGCCCATCTTGGGCTGGACCCTGTTAAGATGAGAGAAATGAGGATGTTGATGTTTCCTGTTGAGGAAGAAGAGGACATTGAGGATTTTAGAGGAACAGGTTCTAATCAGAAGCAGGCCTTTGCTAAAGAATATATAAGGTCCTCTTTGCATAACTCTAGCCAGAGGATGCCCAATAGGACTAGCCCATCTGTTGTACGGAAAACCCCAGTTGCTTTGCTTGAGTACAACTCTGGTACTTTTGATTCAAGCTCATCTGGAACTGTTCTGATGACACAAGAAAATAAGGGTTTGCCACTGAAGACAACAAAAAGGGAAGGTTTCAAGTTGGACATCAAACAAGAGACACCTGTCACTGGAAGCCATTCTCACAATATAGTTGATGCAGCATTGTTCATGGGTAGGTCATTTCGTGTAGGTTGGGGGCCAAGTGGCATTCTTGTGCACTCTGGTGCACCTGTAGGTAGTAATGATGGCCAAAGAGTATTATCTTCTGTAATCAATGTAGAAAAAGTGGCAATTGATAAGGTAGTTAGAGATGAAAATAGCAAAGTAAAGAAAGAACTTGTTGACTTTGCTTTTGATGCTCCATTGAATCTTCATAAAGCTCTAAATTATGAAGAAAAAGAAGTGGATGTTGGGTCCTTTCAGCTGAAGCTTCTGAAGGTTGTTTCTAATCGCTTAGAGCTTTCTGGCATTTGTAGGAGCTATATAGACATTATTGAGAGGCAGTTGGAGGTTCCTGGTTTATCTTCTTCTGCTCGCTTGGTTTTGATGCATCAAGTGATGGTGTGGGAATTGATTAAAGTTCTTTTCTCAGAGAGGGAAAATACTGGTCAACTGAAATCTATGGCTGCTGATAATGAGGAAGATATGATGCAAGATATCAAGGAAGGTCCTCCAGAAGTAGACCTGGAAGCACTTCCTCTTATTAGGAGAGCCGAGTTTAGTTGTTGGCTGCAAGAAAGTGTATGTCACCGTGTACAAGAAGAAGTAAGCTCTGTGAACGATTCAGGTTACTTGGAACACTTATTCTTTCTCTTGACTGGGCGACAACTTGATGCAGCTGTGGAGCTGGCAGCTTCTAAAGGAGATGTTAGATTGGCTTGTTTACTAAGCCAGGCTGGTGGACCAACAGTTAATCGTTCTGATGTTTCAAGACAGCTTGATATTTGGAGAATTAATGGTCTGGACTTCAATTTCATCGAGAAGGACAGGATTCGGCTTTATGAGTTGCTTGCTGGCAATATTCATGGTGCTTTGCATGGTATTAAGATTGACTGGAAGAGATTCCTAGGATTGTTAATGTGGTATCACCTACCTTCAGATACTGCTTTGCCTGTTGTGTTTCGAACTTATCAGCACCTTCTTGATGATGGAAAAGCTCCGTTTCCTGTTCCAATTTATATTGATGAAGGACCAGTTGAAGAGAATGCAAATTTGAGCAGAGTGGAAAGATTTGATCTTTCATACTATCTTATGCTTCTGCATGCCAGTGAAGAGAGTCAACTATGTTCTCTGAAGGCAATGTTTAGCACCTTCTCTTCAACACATGATCCCCTTGACTACCATATGATCTGGCATCAGCGAGCAATCTTGGAAGCTGTTGGTGCTTTCCATTCTAATGATCTTCAATCACTTGACATGGGACTTGTATCCCAGTTACTATGTCAGGAGCAGTGTCACTGGGCTATCTATGTAGCCCTTCACATGCCCTACCGTGATGATTATCCTTACCTTCAAGCTGCTCTTATTAGGGAAATTCTGTTCCAATATTGTGAAACTTGGAGTTCACAAGAATCACAGCGCCGATTTATTGAGGAATTGGGTATTCCTTTGCAGTGGTTGCATGAAGCTATG GCAGTTTATTACAATTACCATGGGGATTTGCCAAGGGCTCTTGAGCACTTTCTGGAATGTGAAAATTGGCAAAAGGCTCATTCTATTTTCATGACTTCAGTTGCTCATGAATTGTTCTTGTCTG CCAAGGACTCAGAGGTATGGAGGATTGCCACATCCATGGAGAACCACAAGTctgaaattgaaaattgggattTGGGAGCTGGAATATATATTTCATTCTATGTGCTAAGAAGTTCATTCCAGGACGATAACAATACTATGGCTGAACTT GGTTCCCTCGACAGCAAAAATGCTGCTTGTAGAGACTTTCTTGGCTGTTTGAATGAGTCCTCAGCAGTTTGGGGTGGCAGGTTACATGTTGATGCTAG GGTAGCATATTCAAAGATGGCGGATGAGGTATGCAATTTGTTGCTTTCAGATACAAGCGGAAGTCGAACGCATGATGAACAGTTAAGCTGCTATTATACGGTGTTCAGTGCTCCCATTCCGGAAGACCTTCATTCGAGTCATTTACAGGATGCAGTTGCAGTTTTCACTTTCCAGCTTTCAGAAGTGTTGAGCTAA